One part of the Anguilla anguilla isolate fAngAng1 chromosome 11, fAngAng1.pri, whole genome shotgun sequence genome encodes these proteins:
- the slc52a3 gene encoding solute carrier family 52, riboflavin transporter, member 3-A: protein MALLVHLLACAFGLGSWVAINGLWVELPLIVNELPEGWELPSYLTVIIQLANLGPLLVTLMHKLRPGRLNERAVIYAILTVGILACFLLAFFWRETTVVAGAPRSTAFLIITFFLSLVDCTSSVTFLPFMMQLPPEYITTYFIGEGLSGFVPGLVALGQGVGISKCVNVTHSFDNSTEALKDPYAIQTQYLSENFSTEVFFFFLSAMMAISLVAFVLLNRVPRMFQLSSENLVGASVASVSSGLDNPAAEGVPVERGGEEAGQSRPLLAKPGYTVSKLAFIYFLVVWVNGLTNGLLPSVQTYSCMSYGNVAYHLSAALASMANPVACLIAMFLPKRSLVFLGLLSLVGTGFGAYNMAMAALSPCPLLQGSAAGDAIIVLSWIFFTGTLSYVKVMVGVILRDESHSALVWCGAAVQAGSMVGALTMFPLVNVYHLFHSGDICTVKCPL from the exons ATGGCACTGCTTGTCCACCTGCTGGCCTGCGCCTTCGGGCTGGGCTCCTGGGTGGCCATCAATGGCCTGTGGGTAGAGCTCCCCCTGATCGTCAACGAGCTGCCAGAGGGCTGGGAGCTGCCCTCCTACCTGACGGTCATCATCCAGTTGGCCAACCtgggccccctgctggtcactcTCATGCACAAGCTCCGGCCGGGCCGGCTGAACGAGCGGGCGGTCATCTACGCCATCCTGACCGTGGGCATCCTGGCCTGCTTCCTCCTGGCCTTCTTCTGGAGGGAGACCACGGTGGTGGCTGGCGCGCCACGCAGCACCGCCTTCCTGATCATCAccttcttcctgtctctggTGGACTGCACCTCCTCCGTCACCTTCCTGCCCTTTATGATGCAGCTGCCCCCCGAGTACATCACCACCTACTTCATCGGGGAGGGGCTCAGCGGCTTCGTCCCCGGCCTGGTGGCCCTCGGCCAGGGCGTGGGCATCTCCAAGTGCGTCAACGTCACGCACTCCTTTGACAACAGCACGGAAGCCCTCAAGGACCCCTACGCCATACAGACCCAGTACCTCTCGGAAAACTTCTCCACCGaggtcttcttctttttcttgtcCGCCATGATGGCCATCAGCCTGGTGGCCTTTGTCCTCCTCAACCGGGTCCCCCGAATGTTCCAGCTGTCCTCCGAAAACCTGGTGGGTGCCTCGGTGGCCTCCGTCTCCTCCGGCCTGGACAACCCGGCAGCAGAGGGTGTCCCcgtggagagggggggtgaggaggcAGGCCAGTCCAGGCCTCTGTTGGCCAAGCCAGGCTACACCGTCTCCAAGCTGGCCTTCATCTACTTCCTGGTGGTGTGGGTGAACGGGCTGACCAATGGGCTGCTGCCGTCAGTGCAGACGTACTCCTGCATGTCGTACGGGAACGTGGCGTATCACCTCTCTGCGGCGCTGGCGTCCATGGCTAACCCCGTGGCCTGCCTCATTGCAATGTTTCTTCCCAAAAG GTCGTTGGTGTTCCTGGGCCTGCTGTCGCTGGTGGGGACCGGTTTTGGGGCCTATAACATGGCTATGGCGGCACTGagcccctgccccctgctccagGGCTCTGCTGCCGGCGATGCAATCATT GTGCTGTCCTGGATCTTCTTTACCGGGACCCTGTCCTACGTGAAGGTGATGGTCGGGGTGATTCTGCGGGACGAGAGCCACAGCGCGCTGGTCTGGTGCGGCGCCGCGGTCCAGGCGGGGTCTATGGTCGGAGCCCTGACCATGTTTCCCCTGGTCAACGTGTATCACCTCTTCCATTCTGGGGACATCTGCACCGTCAAATGCCCGTTGTGA